The following proteins come from a genomic window of Verrucomicrobiota bacterium:
- a CDS encoding cytochrome oxidase biogenesis protein CtaA, giving the protein MTRSNHSLWLNRFAVFTALATLILIGIGGLVTSHGAGLSVPDWPTTYGYNMFLFPPSYWMGGILYEHTHRLFASFVGLLTTILAAWLWIKEPRRWVRWLGVAAFFGVVLQGVLGGLRVTLLQNSLGFVHATAAQLFLLLVSIIALVTSAAWANMAANETWDRASKGLRYLLLAATSLVFLQLILGATMRHQHAGLAVPDFPLAYGKLWPPTGAAFIDSVNARRMDLTDPNPITAFQIVLHMTHRLGALVTLLAVGACAWLSRLQLGGRAGLSKASLAWLGLIAFQAALGAATVLSRKAADVATLHVMAGAASLVAGGLLCLAVRRFSFARSKAEDLPSQSGAALRAPRTETALTTG; this is encoded by the coding sequence ATGACTCGGTCAAACCACAGCCTCTGGCTGAACCGTTTCGCTGTTTTCACGGCGCTCGCAACGCTGATTCTGATTGGAATCGGCGGGCTGGTGACGAGTCATGGAGCGGGGTTGTCGGTGCCGGACTGGCCCACCACTTACGGTTACAACATGTTCCTTTTTCCGCCGTCGTATTGGATGGGAGGAATTCTCTACGAACACACGCATCGGCTCTTCGCTTCGTTCGTCGGCTTGCTCACGACCATCCTTGCCGCCTGGCTTTGGATCAAAGAGCCGCGGCGTTGGGTGCGCTGGCTCGGCGTGGCCGCCTTTTTCGGAGTGGTTCTTCAGGGCGTTCTCGGCGGCTTGAGAGTCACGCTCCTTCAGAATTCGCTCGGCTTCGTTCACGCGACGGCAGCTCAGCTTTTTCTCTTGCTGGTCAGCATCATCGCTCTCGTAACCTCCGCGGCGTGGGCGAACATGGCTGCGAACGAGACCTGGGATCGCGCCTCCAAAGGTTTGCGGTATCTCCTGCTCGCCGCGACGTCGCTTGTGTTCCTGCAATTGATTCTGGGGGCCACGATGAGGCACCAGCACGCCGGCCTGGCGGTCCCGGATTTTCCATTGGCCTACGGCAAGCTCTGGCCACCGACCGGCGCCGCGTTTATTGATTCGGTCAACGCCCGGCGCATGGACCTCACGGATCCGAATCCGATCACCGCTTTTCAAATTGTGCTCCACATGACGCATCGCCTCGGAGCGCTCGTCACGTTGCTCGCAGTGGGGGCATGCGCGTGGCTCAGCCGGCTGCAACTCGGGGGGCGTGCCGGGCTGTCGAAGGCTTCGTTGGCGTGGTTAGGCCTCATCGCGTTCCAGGCTGCGTTGGGCGCGGCGACGGTGCTCAGCCGGAAAGCCGCGGATGTGGCGACGCTTCACGTCATGGCTGGCGCGGCGAGTTTGGTGGCGGGAGGGCTGCTTTGCTTGGCGGTGCGGCGATTTTCGTTTGCGCGAAGCAAAGCCGAAGACCTTCCCAGCCAGTCTGGTGCGGCTTTGCGCGCTCCGCGAACCGAGACGGCTCTGACTACCGGATAG